In Uranotaenia lowii strain MFRU-FL chromosome 2, ASM2978415v1, whole genome shotgun sequence, one genomic interval encodes:
- the LOC129746390 gene encoding WD repeat-containing protein 55 homolog, with translation MRNFNSPKFGNSLGNDSDDDDFDSGTEPEFIVEPYAIEEFPIMEEYEVDDDDDANEEDEESDYDPNEDIIIGTSSSSSDDSDSERDEPKQENGEDSTTRGAPEKRLVDDYDEEMEEDEVIKAIITEIKKPRSKPPDIKTEDFVTDLCFHPDQDLLAVGTTTGDLLVYSFTNDECTLKNTHEVHSKSIRDIEFNDDGTILISTARDRSIMVTDVETGKLKRFWDNAHEEPVYTMSIISEHTFATGDDDGVLKLWDLRQNEPIFKLKEVEDFISSIATNDQRKYLQMCSGDGYLTTISIPQRKMYVQSEPYEEELTCMGVFRNDSKLVVGSSKGNFYTFNWGQFGYHCDAFTGPKAGVNKMVPITERIAVVGGEDGFLRAMHMVPGRVLGIVGQHTLAVETIDINSTGELIASSSHDNDIRFWNIKFFEEFDDIKYNSKADRKAMKHNLPSSHHTDAKDFFSDLAGPSEEAS, from the exons AT GAGAAATTTCAATTCCCCAAAATTTGGGAACTCACTAGGTAACGATTCCGATGACGATGACTTCGATTCGGGTACCGAACCGGAATTTATAGTGGAACCGTACGCCATCGAGGAGTTCCCAATCATGGAAGAGTATGAGgttgacgacgatgatgatgccAATGAGGAGGACGAAGAGTCGGATTACGATCCGAACGAGGATATTATTATTGGCACCTCATCCAGCAGCAGCGACGATTCAGATTCGGAACGGGACGAACCGAAGCAGGAGAATG GTGAGGATAGCACGACCAGGGGTGCTCCTGAGAAAAGATTGGTCGATGATTACGATGAAGAGATGGAAGAAGATGAGGTTATAAAGGCCATCATCACCGAAATCAAGAAGCCTCGCTCGAAGCCACCGGATATAAAAACTGAAGACTTCGTGACGGATCTTTGCTTTCATCCGGATCAGGATCTGTTGGCAGTTGGTACGACCACCGGAGATTTGCTGGTCTATTCGTTTACCAACGATGAGTGTACTCTGAAAAACACCCACGAAGTACATTCGAAATCGATTCGTGATATCGAATTCAACGACGACGGAACCATTTTGATTTCGACCGCTCGAGATCGATCCATAATGGTGACAGACGTTGAGACGGGCAAGCTGAAACGCTTCTGGGACAATGCCCACGAGGAACCGGTCTACACAATGAGTATCATTAGCGAGCACACGTTTGCTACCGGAGACGATGATGGAGTGCTAAAGCTGTGGGATCTCCGACAGAACGAGCCGATATTCAAACTCAAAGAGGTGGAGGACTTTATCTCCAGTATAGCAACCAACGACCAGCGAAAGTATCTGCAAATGTGTAGCGGAGATGGATATTTGACAACAATCAGCATACCTCAGAG GAAAATGTACGTTCAGTCGGAGCCATACGAGGAAGAGCTCACCTGTATGGGCGTTTTCCGGAATGACAGTAAACTGGTGGTGGGTTCATCGAAAGGAAACTTTTACACCTTCAACTGGGGCCAGTTCGGTTACCATTGTGACGCATTCACCGGCCCGAAAGCTGGTGTCAATAAAATGGTTCCCATTACCGAACGAATAGCTGTGGTCGGAGGCGAGGATGGTTTTCTGCGGGCAATGCATATGGTACCGGGCCGGGTGCTCGGAATCGTGGGGCAACATACGCTGGCGGTGGAAACGATCGATATCAACAGCACCGGGGAGCTTATTGCGTCCAGTTCCCACGATAACGATATTCGGTTCTGGAACATCAAGTTTTTCGAAGAATTCGACGATATCAAGTACAACAGTAAAGCGGACCGGAAAGCGATGAAACACAATCTGCCATCCTCTCACCACACCGACGCAAAAGACTTCTTCTCGGATCTGGCAGGACCTAGCGAGGAGGCGAGTTAA